DNA sequence from the Pichia kudriavzevii chromosome 4, complete sequence genome:
aattgtttctttgctCTTCGTTGGTATCCAACAAATTGGTTAGTATTCTGAtactattttcaaattcaagcatATTCGTTAAAGCTACTGCTAGCAAATAAACAACATGCCAATCCGcttttttctccatttctGGAGTAATTTCTACGTCTTTTTCAAGAACACCCGACTGTAATTTGATGACATGAGTAAAGACCTTAACACTAGCTTCCAATCTACCTCTTGACATGTATGCTTCCCCTAAACCTATCCAGGAAGAAATATCAGAAGAGTCCATTCTTAACGCACTTTGGAAATATTCGATTGCTTTAACATCCTCCTTGAATTCCATAGAAGCACATCCTAACACTCTGTAAGGCCATGCCTTGTCTTTTATATTCGAGTAACTTGAACTTAATTGGCGCTTTGCCTTAGAATTCTCGGTGACTGATTTGCAGATCAAATCGGCCATTTCCCAATCTCCAATTGAAGTGAAATGCTCAGCTAGTTTATAAGAAGCTTCTATTTGAGAAGGATCAAGTTCGAAAGCCTTGTAAAACAACTTAATTGCACGCTCCTTTTTACCTAAGTAGTTATAATGAAGCAATCCGAGAGCAGTAAATGATGGTGCATGATTAGGTGAGATTTTTAGACATTCTATAAGCAGCTTTGAACATTTACCTATATACTCCTTCAAGGTTGCTTCATTGTGAAGACTTGCTGAAGTACCATCAAACTGCATATAGTAGGACATTGCTAATCTGTATTTTAGAGTTGAAACAACTTCCATAAAATTTAAGCTCTTCTTTGAATACGCCTCACTTTGAAGAGTTGAGATGGCACGTTCTATATATTCTCTTCCCAACTCAAAGTTGCCAAGTTGGATCTGGCACCAACCGTATTCCTGAGTGGCATCAACATCTGTTGGATCGGAAGTTATCAAACTCTTAAAAATTTCGGCGGCTTCATCATACTTTTTGGTCTCCACAAGAATTAATGCCTTACCGATTTTAACCTTGGTGTTATTCGGATCTTTCCTCCAAATGGAATCGTATAGAGATAATGCCTTAGGGAAATTCTTTGGAGCTTCATAATAGGTGTAAATAATTGCCAAAGCTAGAGTTTGCtccatttttgaattaGATAAAACTATTCCCCTGCTGTTCTGTAGTAAAACTAAAGCATTAGTGAAATCGGTAGAGACATCCAAGGCATACGCATAATCTTTAAGATGGATGGCATAGCTAAGAACAATTCTGCAACATAAGACAGAGCTTTTCACTTGAGATAAGTTAGAAAGCATTTTAGTGAATATTTCTTGTGGAGTGACGTCAAAAATGTCGTAACTTTGGTTGTTTGCCCCAGTTTTTGGCACGTCTTCTAATAACTTTCCCGGGTGTTCAGTTTCTAATTTTGAAACCTGGGTTTTTCCTTTggctttttcttttccgGGAGCTAGGTATTCTGcaacttttgatttttcaaaggGTGAAATATCGGAGATTAAATATAGGTATAAAATAGCACCAAATCCCCTCTTTTTCCCAAACAAATTGATGTaatcaacaacttgaaCAATATCCAGACCAGCAAGTGATTGAGGATCCAGCCAGTCAAAGTGTATTTTCCATGCCAATTCAGAAGGGCATTTGATCAATACCATACCCTCAACCAAGTCCTTAATTTCCGCTCTCAGTCTGGGTTTTTCTACTACAGGAGCAATGAATAATAGGTTGTATTTGAATTCTAAATATTCATTTTGAATCTTGTACCTTTTTTCGTCAATCTGTTCTAAATCAATCCACAGTTCATAAAGTTTAGGGAGCTCTGATTCTGATAGAAGTGGCCATATTTTctcattatatttttcgTTCTTGGCGCTTTCCGTCATGTTTATAGAGAAGGACAACTTGACAGAGtcctttattttctttatttctGTCGAATTCTCATTGTTGTACAATTTAATTAGAGCTTCAATGGAAGTCGAAGGATTCTCAATTTGGTAACCAATCAAATCACCCAATTCACTTAAACCGGGAGTGATTTGCCTTAAATAATATACTTTCAGAGGCTGAAAATCAAGACCGTGTTTTCCGACGTAGTCCTTGATGTAATTGACAGCCTCAGTGAGTGGGTCTTTTTTAGATATTAAGAGCTTGGTAAACAAGAATACCgtttcaaaaaatgatTTAAAGTCAGGGTCCTCAACTTTGATCGATAATTGACCCTTCCATCCAAGAGCTTGATCGGGTTCTATCTCTGTAGCCTTCTGATATGCCTTCAATGCATCTCCTGGCCTCTTCTTCGCCTCAAACGATTTACCCAAAAAgagataacaaaaaaagttaGTCTTGTCGAGTTTCAGAATGCTTTTACAGGTTTCGATACATCCATCATAATCCTTGTCAACAAGTTCCTTCTTGGCCCCCTTCAACAAAGACTGTACCtgtttctttatcttttctctcttctcaCTCATATGGCTCCGCTCCAATGTTGTGGCTGGCTTCTACTACTTCAGGTTTAAAAGCGCAAAAATCTTGATAATAACAGTCCTCCAGAAGTGGCGAAGCTTTCAAGACTCAGCGCGTCCAAAGTTAAGTGACAAGTACCGTTGTTGACCTTTGGCATTTGACCGTTAAGGCTACTACAGTCTACCTCACAACCTTTTCTATAACTTACTTACAAGTTGAAGCGTAGAATGAGCAATGAAGACTTTGAATTTTCCAAGAGCACTATACAGAAGTACAAAACTATGTTTCAGATAATAGACAAAGATGGCGATAATCACATATCTGTTTCGGACTTGCACGACGCCTTTAATGGCATTGGACATCGAATAGAAGAAGCAGAGGTCAAGAACAACTTACTGGGTGAATTTGAAGACAACAAAATCGACTTCAATGCATTTCTCAGAATTGTGGGGTCCAAGTTTGGTGGCTTTAGTAGTGAAGAAGAGTTGAAAGATGCCTTTTCAACCTTTGTTGATTCTTCGGGCAATATAGAAGGTAAGGCTTTTAAGGAAGACGTCGCCAGCGTTACCGAAGCTCAAGAAGATAAGCAACCGATTGAAGAGGTCATTGACGAATTTACAAAGGAAAATAGAATAACAAGCTACAAAAAAGTTGACTCTGAgaaatttattgataacGTTAAAATCTAGAGGTTCCATGCGTATCCGGAAAACGACGTTTTCgtatatttgaagatatctcttttcttctttggtttatAGTATAATGTACAAAGTATAGGATAATTGACGATATTTTTGTagaatattttcttttggcTTCTATTATTCTTAATCAATaatcaattcttcaacagacCAGTCTTCATAGGATCCATCTGGAAGATATCTCCTGACAACTAGAGGGATTTTCTTGGCAGACAACTCTTTCATTGCAATCTGTAATGGATCAGTTTCACCTTCGATGTCGACTAAAACTGGTGCATTCATGGATATCTGTAAAGCTCTAGTACCTAGAATACGGGCTCTTTCGTACTTGGTCATGAATGGAGTGGTGATCCTTTGGTCACGTGGAATGGCCCTTGGTCTTGCTCTTTTACCAACTTCCAACATCTCAAACCCTTCTTCATGACCTGCTCCTGATGCAATGATGGTTTTTCCATCTTGGTCAACATCGACACCGTTTGCGTTTTCGTCATTCTGAAAGCgttcatcatcagaaaaACGCTCTTCGTATTCTTCTGGATAATTTTCATTGAAGTCTgccattttgaaatctaGTGTGTATCTGTCTATTAGGAGGTATGGTCGTTCGTCCAATTCAAGGAGGCAAACAATTGGAATTCTACTGTTTAAACTACTTAGATGAAAAGCTGAAAAAATTTTTCCATATTAAAATGACATGTCGCtacatgtttttttctctggATAGAACAAGCAAGAGTTGATAACTACAATGGCTTTAATGCTGAGATAATTCCTACCatttaataataaatgCAAGCTTTCCGGGCATTCCTGGTAGAGACACGGTGCTGTATTTTGGCAAGAGAATGAAAGGAGCCTCTATTATAGATGTGAGTGGGGGTGAGAGTGACGAAAAATGTATAGATGTCCCAATTCAGAATTTGGAACGCGTTTCGAAGGAATCtacaacaaaatcaaaatcacaAGATACCAGTTCACATAATGAACACTCTCCTAACATCACACGTGCAGGACGTTCCACTGAGAAGAAAACTGCAGGTGTTCGAGCCAGATCTTCATCTGGCTCGTACAGTGTTCGGTCTGTTTCGCCACGTCCCAAGAATCACATTTGCGACTTTCCCGGATGTACTAAGGCGTATTCCAGACCGTCTCTACTTGAACAACACATGAGGAGTCACTATGGGTACAGGCCATTCAAGTGTGAGTTTGAAGGATGCAACGATTCTTTTACAAGAAAAGACCACTTGGCGAGACATATGCTCAAGCACACCGAAGAGAAGGATAAACCATTTCACTGCACGGTTTGTGGCAAAGGAGTCAATTCAATGCAGCATTTGAAAAGACACGAAAAAACCCACTTTAAGTCTTTCCATTGTACATTTGAAGGATGCAATGAATCTTTCCACAAACATCAATCATTGAAGGCGCATATAAGATCAGTTCATGAACAAAATTCATCGAACAAATGTGAAATTTGTGGTAAGCAGTTTAGTAGGCCTGGTAGGTTGGCTGATCATATGGACAAACATCATTCGGACTCTTCCAAACTAATCTGCGATTTTCCTAATTGTTACAAAACGTTTCGAATGTGGTCAGCCTTACAGTTGCATATAAAAACAGAGCATCCTAAATTGGAATGTGACATCTGTGGGAAGAAATGTATTGGATCCTCAGGTTTGGCCAACCATATGAAGATGCATGTCGATGACAGCCTTATAAAGCTTTGGAATTGCATGGAATGTGGCGAGAAATTTCATAAGAAGGAACACGCTGTGAGACATTATGCAGAGAAGCATCCGTTGATAGAACTACCAGAGGCGTTAAGATATGAACCCAGGTTGGAGGTTAAGACGAAACATAAACAATCTGtacaagaaattgaatattttatgaagaaaaaggaagaggagaaaaaggccaaaaggagaaggatTGAGCCGGATGATGAGCATAATACTGATGTTGCTAACGATTGTGATTATGATACCAATGGAAAGTGTGTCAAGGGAAGCCACGTTAACAAAGAAGAtctcaaaaaagaaaacaccTTTAATCTTTCAGACTGCGGGATGTTTGTAGCAAAACCGACTATcaataacttcaaaaaGCATCAGAAAAACAAAGCCAACACATCTTTTGATGTACTGGATCTTCTCGTTGATAATGTAGATCAGCGTCTCAGTTGCCCATATTCTAACTGCCACAGACTTTTTAGAAAACAATACGATCTTGATAGGCATCTGGCATGGCATCAACGTCAAGATAAACTTTTGGATCAAAAGGTTGAATTGGTTCTTACAGAAATAGAGCAGGCAGAGCACAACGCCGATTGAAACGATATTTAGATCGCATAATTGTAAAAATAATGTACAATAGTCTTCTATAAAGAtaaccaagaaaaaaaaactctaGTAGTAAATAACTCTTATTGATCTATGCTATTGTAATGTCTCTTCAACTTATTATTGAAATGTAGATTTTTCTCATGAATTGCGCCATCAGCACCTTCGATGGCGTTGCTCTTGTGACGATGTTCATATACCTTCTTTTCCCAGGAAGTAACCTTTTGGACATATTTGTCAAGTTTTGTCCTGGATGTCAGTTTACTGCGTATCTCTTCCTCCCCAAGACCTTCAgcctttaattttttcactaGTTCTTTTTCCTCTAAATATTCTGtccttgttttcttcaacccATGATCGTCCATTTCTTTGACATTTTTGGCATACGTCCTTTCAGCTAGCTTCTTATAATTCTGTAGAGCCAGTTGGCTTTCGCCTTTGCATTTCCCATGTGTCTTCTTGGGTCTTTTAGT
Encoded proteins:
- a CDS encoding uncharacterized protein (PKUD0D01510; similar to Saccharomyces cerevisiae YPR186C (PZF1); ancestral locus Anc_7.543), yielding MKGASIIDVSGGESDEKCIDVPIQNLERVSKESTTKSKSQDTSSHNEHSPNITRAGRSTEKKTAGVRARSSSGSYSVRSVSPRPKNHICDFPGCTKAYSRPSLLEQHMRSHYGYRPFKCEFEGCNDSFTRKDHLARHMLKHTEEKDKPFHCTVCGKGVNSMQHLKRHEKTHFKSFHCTFEGCNESFHKHQSLKAHIRSVHEQNSSNKCEICGKQFSRPGRLADHMDKHHSDSSKLICDFPNCYKTFRMWSALQLHIKTEHPKLECDICGKKCIGSSGLANHMKMHVDDSLIKLWNCMECGEKFHKKEHAVRHYAEKHPLIELPEALRYEPRLEVKTKHKQSVQEIEYFMKKKEEEKKAKRRRIEPDDEHNTDVANDCDYDTNGKCVKGSHVNKEDLKKENTFNLSDCGMFVAKPTINNFKKHQKNKANTSFDVLDLLVDNVDQRLSCPYSNCHRLFRKQYDLDRHLAWHQRQDKLLDQKVELVLTEIEQAEHNAD
- a CDS encoding uncharacterized protein (PKUD0D01480; similar to Saccharomyces cerevisiae YPR189W (SKI3); ancestral locus Anc_7.546) translates to MSEKREKIKKQVQSLLKGAKKELVDKDYDGCIETCKSILKLDKTNFFCYLFLGKSFEAKKRPGDALKAYQKATEIEPDQALGWKGQLSIKVEDPDFKSFFETVFLFTKLLISKKDPLTEAVNYIKDYVGKHGLDFQPLKVYYLRQITPGLSELGDLIGYQIENPSTSIEALIKLYNNENSTEIKKIKDSVKLSFSINMTESAKNEKYNEKIWPLLSESELPKLYELWIDLEQIDEKRYKIQNEYLEFKYNLLFIAPVVEKPRLRAEIKDLVEGMVLIKCPSELAWKIHFDWLDPQSLAGLDIVQVVDYINLFGKKRGFGAILYLYLISDISPFEKSKVAEYLAPGKEKAKGKTQVSKLETEHPGKLLEDVPKTGANNQSYDIFDVTPQEIFTKMLSNLSQVKSSVLCCRIVLSYAIHLKDYAYALDVSTDFTNALVLLQNSRGIVLSNSKMEQTLALAIIYTYYEAPKNFPKALSLYDSIWRKDPNNTKVKIGKALILVETKKYDEAAEIFKSLITSDPTDVDATQEYGWCQIQLGNFELGREYIERAISTLQSEAYSKKSLNFMEVVSTLKYRLAMSYYMQFDGTSASLHNEATLKEYIGKCSKLLIECLKISPNHAPSFTALGLLHYNYLGKKERAIKLFYKAFELDPSQIEASYKLAEHFTSIGDWEMADLICKSVTENSKAKRQLSSSYSNIKDKAWPYRVLGCASMEFKEDVKAIEYFQSALRMDSSDISSWIGLGEAYMSRGRLEASVKVFTHVIKLQSGVLEKDVEITPEMEKKADWHVVYLLAVALTNMLEFENSIRILTNLLDTNEEQRNNSCILTLLIETLILRCDAEIERGAILRASDTLLSTFSYLFHAFDLENKSTKLWKALGDLLRIALTVRSSISRVPFSKVHNLVSNFMTEKDEMWELVNFEEFQIDDLMKKEKFPEVCHIYYSLSCIGGYLCTKEGAVKTLRSSLLFNIAISFISWYRDSLRERYVDTSIRLLNKCVKLEPENSEYWNCLGIVSMGKNPKVSQHCYIKAISIESKSPIYWFNLGMLYIKYGDYELAKNCFTRAQSIGATNCVPWAGHALICKKAGDIENARNLFTHSYVLSRGTNPSMTILYAISVLEEIVSEGDDERNLEAVEKLTSVNYGMINYLKLFPSDTFALELTVKIIERLYSFNSGIEYSKNLCQLYEQEYEETESERILINYCMAKCQYSRFLLAKQEYVKASEVCDDVGSLLDTISDITMQVQRCMLSCFTVFGLSLYFQGDYERSLEEFRKLVDAFPENERIVVLISQVLFASGDEAAKQEAMDELLNNIATQGTSLIVAMTIAAISLVEDLTEYIDAVKEVLDQLPLDTLIRDSHREIPKLLIMISKRITAKQPGTRVNRTWQRNAVLFPGDISVWSHVDSEVALELSIHTKKDCAMDVSDAYAKVKRLREAQRSILLSGGVNEKALAELFSLVGKA
- a CDS encoding uncharacterized protein (PKUD0D01490; similar to Saccharomyces cerevisiae YPR188C (MLC2); ancestral locus Anc_7.545) yields the protein MSNEDFEFSKSTIQKYKTMFQIIDKDGDNHISVSDLHDAFNGIGHRIEEAEVKNNLLGEFEDNKIDFNAFLRIVGSKFGGFSSEEELKDAFSTFVDSSGNIEGKAFKEDVASVTEAQEDKQPIEEVIDEFTKENRITSYKKVDSEKFIDNVKI
- a CDS encoding uncharacterized protein (PKUD0D01520); protein product: MVIKGNFSFPVFLRASIFNFIECFLFFSFPIHTQRTMTDQRTSQGILEKIKALKSARVEAIQANKRAVYDEASGGKKKNREKQKVKDAFNDEAEQISEHDIEGKERTKRPKKTHGKCKGESQLALQNYKKLAERTYAKNVKEMDDHGLKKTRTEYLEEKELVKKLKAEGLGEEEIRSKLTSRTKLDKYVQKVTSWEKKVYEHRHKSNAIEGADGAIHEKNLHFNNKLKRHYNSIDQ
- a CDS encoding uncharacterized protein (PKUD0D01500; similar to Saccharomyces cerevisiae YPR187W (RPO26); ancestral locus Anc_7.544), yielding MADFNENYPEEYEERFSDDERFQNDENANGVDVDQDGKTIIASGAGHEEGFEMLEVGKRARPRAIPRDQRITTPFMTKYERARILGTRALQISMNAPVLVDIEGETDPLQIAMKELSAKKIPLVVRRYLPDGSYEDWSVEELIID